The Salmo salar chromosome ssa02, Ssal_v3.1, whole genome shotgun sequence genome segment gaatagaaagaggagtgggaggccccggtgcacaactgagcaagaggacaagtacattagagtgtctagtttgagaaacagacacctcacaagtcctcaactggcttcattaaatagtacccgcaaaacaccagtctcaacgtcaacagtgaagaggcgactcagggatgctggccttctaggcagagttcctctgtccagtgtctgtgttattttgcccatcttaatcttttctttttattggccagtctgagatttggctttttctttgcaactctgcctagaaggccagcatcccggagtcgcctcttcactgttgacgttgagactggtgttttgcgggtactatttaatgaagctgccagttgaggacttgtgaggcatctgtttctcaaactagacactaatgttttctaatgattaattagccttttaaaattataaacttggattagctaacgggcctctgtacgcttatgtagatattccattaaaaatctgcagtttccatctacaatagtaatttacaacactaacaatgtctacattgtatttctgatcaatttgattttaatggaaaaaaaaagtgcttttctttcaaaaacaaggacatttctaaatgaccccaaattTTGAACGGTTcaaaatgtatatatacatacacacacacgtacgtacgtacgtatgtATGTTGCTCCTCCTAAATTCTACCTTGTAGCACATCCATCTATTTTCCTCCACCTCCATCTTTCCGCTCCTCCTGACGTGCGTTGACTCCCTTTCTCACTCCATCACACCCgtcctctcccactctccttcctccacttctccctctctcctccccctggaaCTGAAAACCTGTTCATTGCCTCTTCCTCAAAgtcatccatctcctcctctacctcctcatcCTCCACCATATCCTCTAAGATGTCATCCACATCCTCCACAAAGTCCTTGAAGCGCATCTGGTCGTGAACGAACACTCCGTCACTGAAGAACTCCTTGGTTAGCTTACTGAGCTCCTCCCTCTTGGAGGCCTCCACCCCCACCCTCTCTGCCTTGACCAGGTAACCCAGGAGCAGGGCCTCAAACTCCGGCATGGTGACAGGGAGCAGCCCCTCTGCCTGGGCGCAGGCCTCCACTGAACTGCAGTGGGTTTGAGGGTTGGGTTTGTGCTGCAGTCGTTCTCTCTGGTGACTCCAGTAGTCAGGTTGCTCAAGGGGGGGTCGGCGGTGGGTTTGGGGAGggcccttttctctctttctcctctctttctgcccTTCCTGAGAGTAGTGGTGGTCCTTCTCGTActtgtcattccctctgtccTTTTTCCAGTTTCCTCCGTTTCTCTCCTCCTTCAATCCTTCCATCTTTCTATTTCCATCAGACCACTCATTTTCTCTCCTGTTGTCCTTACTCTTCCACTCTTTACTGACGTCTTTCTTTCTGTCCTTCTTTGTCCAGTCTTTCTCTTCCTtccactcctttctctctcctctctccttccatcctttGCCAAGGTCCTTATAGTCATCCTTGTCATTCTtccactccttctctcccttccactcATCCCTGCCCTTAATCCAACCTCCTTTTCTTTGATTTGTGTCCTCTTTTCCATTCTTCTCTCGCTTCCACTCATCCCTGCCCTCATTCCAACCTCCTTTTCTTTGATTTGTGTCCTCTTTTCCATTCTTCTCTCGCTTCCACTCATCCCTGCCCTCATTCCAACCTCCTTTTCTTTGATTTTTGTCCTCTTTTCCATTCTTCTCTCGCTTCCACTCATCCCTGCCCTCATTCCAACCTCCTTTTCTTTGATTTTTGTCCTCTTTTCCATTCTTCTCTCGCTTCCACTCATCCCTGCCCTCATTCCAACCTCCTTTTCTTTGATTTGTGTCCTCTTTTCCATTCTTCTCTCGCTTCCACTCATCCCTGCCCTCATTCCAACCTCCTTTTCTTTGATTTTTGTCCTCTTTTCCATTCTTCTCTCGCTTCCACTCATCCCTGCCCTCATTCCAACCTCCTTTTCTTTGATTTTTGTCCTCTTTTCCATTCTTCTCTCGCTTCCACTCATCCCTGCCCTCATTCCAACCTCCTTTTCTTAGATTTTTGTCCTCTTTTCCAttcttctctcccttccactcAACCCAACCtcctttcttttgatttttctcCTCTTTTCCCTTCCGCTCATCCTTGCCTTTTTTCCACTCCTTGCTATCACTCCATCTTTCAGGTTTTCCTTTTTTCCAATCTTTCTCCACCTTCCAGTCTTTTTTCTCACTCTTCTCCTTCCATTCCATCTTGTTTCCTCTGTCCTTCCATGGTTTGCCCTCATCCCCTCTGCTAGATTTATCTTTCTTCCATTCTCCCTTCTTGTCTTCTTTCTTCTTCCACTCTTTCTCTTTTCCTTCTTTCTCCGGGTCATATTTTCCACTTCTCCACTCTTTTTCTACCTTACAATCTGTCTTCCCTCCCTTATTCCAATCCGTCTGCTCTTCCTTCAACTCTTTATCCGTTTTCTCTCCCTTCCCTGgtttcttgccctctctctctatcgttccggCTGTGTTCTGGCTGTCATCCCCAGCTTGGCCAGAGGGGGGCAGGACAGAGGCAGAGACTGGAGGTGATGCTGCTTCTTTGGCTAAGGAAAGAATTGAAGAGAATTAGacattgtgtttgtgtgcatgtacaTGTTGTGTCACTGTGGCTATTAGTGTCACTAGCTAGCTCTTTCCCcctgtcctcttcctccctccttcacatTCCctactcccctccctctctcttacactGACCtgtgggttcaaatactattggaAATCTTCCAAATACTTTTAGGGATTGCTTTAGCATGCCTGGTGTACCAGGTGGGCGGGGCTTGCAGTTAAGAAAATGTTATTGTGCCAGGCATTCTCAATCAAGCCCAGCTGAAGTACAGTATTATAAAtgattttaaatagtatttgaagcCAGGTCTACTCCtaagtacctgtgctgtgttttAGTTCAGTCACTGTGGCTCTGAGTGTCTCTAGATCCTTCTGTAAGACAGGAACAGACTCCagctctctcttcatcctctcgtTCTCCTTCTGAAGGACAGGGAGCGACATCATCTCTTTCTTCAGCCTACCGtgctccttctccacctcctccctcttctttctctccttccctccatcctccgCCTCCTTCTGGGCTACTTTTAGCTCCTCTTTCTGTGCCTGATTAAAAAAACAAAGAGGACCCTTTGAGAATataggcagcacacacacacacacacacacacacacactaagtcagaaagaaagagagagagaggaagagagagagagacagcgaggggccTACCAGGAGTTGGGCTTGCAGTACAGCTATCCGTGGGTCTTCTTTAGCCAGTTTATTCAGTTGGTCTGTACTGTCAACATCTACAGGTGGTGGAAGAGGAACCTCAGGATTCAGCCATTCCTTTgataacacacagacaaacattacacacacacacacacacacacacacacacacacacacacacacactaccatttgAATTTTGAAGTTAGCGGGGgataagatagagagagaaagaggctgaCCTGTTTTCCCACCACCTCTGTTTCTCTCAGCACCCTGGCATCATAGTCCCCCTCTGGAAGGACAACAGCTGTTATAACGCATCACAAGACTGACACAGAATGTTACAAGGCATTATATCACAGCTATAACAAGTATAATGCATCATAAAGACAATGGAGACAACCACGGACATCATATCACATAGATATATCATTGGGGACAATACACATCACTCTACACACAAACACTAGGATgcaccatcaccatgacaacaaaaCACAAGGATGGAATGCAACACACAGTGCATCAGTGCATGTCAGGAGCTTCCTCAACAAAGCATTGAGAACCAACATGACGCATCAAAACCCACTCAAACGGTGTCATGAGGATGGGCAGGCAACATTCACCTGCACAAAGCCCCCtcagcatgcatgcacacacacacattatcaacATGCACTTGTCATTTGTAATTGGCTATGTAACCCTTCAGTTACacagggggggaaaaaactaaaTCATTAAGCGAATATTAATTTCTAACATTCATTgaatagtaatattatatacagTGTAGATCTAGAGAGAGCAGTGCATCTTGGGAAAGCATGGAGAGCACTGTCAACCAAGCATGTGAGTGTTAATCGCATAACACTCTTCTTTTcctctggtacacacacacacaacctaccaCCATCCAGGTCCATGAAGACACCTGTAGACATAATACAGTCTCAGATAGACCTTTATCTGTGACCACTACTTCAACCAACACACTACTGACTAGCTGTGATGTGGGGGACAAATCCCTTTAGTCTGATCAGTCATCATTATGTGAAGCACATTGTGTTACTGTCATAGAGAAGAGACAGGCACAGGTGACATACAGGTGTGTAGGTCATACACCGTTCACTTAAAGGTAACAATATTGTATGTTCCCATGGTAACAGAAACTGCAGAGACACACACCTGAGAAGAAGATGGTTCCGAGGCCCAGCAGTATGACAGCTCCTAGGATGCACTTGTTGAGAGAGAAACCAGTCTCCTCTTGCTCCCTCTGCTGCGGACTCCggaactcctcctcctcctcctcctcctcttcccttccgATCCGCTCCAGAGCCGCCAGGAgagaccccctcctcctcctcacccctgacaccccttcctcctcccccaccacctCTGCTTCCAGATGAGAGTCTGGCCCAGGGAGAAAGAGGGGACTTAGAACCACTGAACATTAGCTTTAAAGGGACAGTTCACACAAACTACATTTTAAGGAGAAGTGACAGTGAAGCTAATGTTGTTACGGTGCTCCAGACAGATGCCTTGTGTCTCACCTGTCTTGGCCCTGACCTCAGACAGatcagactcctcctcttcctgcccAAGCCCCTCCTCATAATGATGATGCACATCCTGTATATACCCCTCCACTTCCTGTACAAGCCCCACCTCTTCCGGTGGCTCAGTGTTGAGCAGCAAGGCAGGGGGCTCTTCAAGGTCGGGGGAGGAGCTAATGTGGGTGTAGGAGTCAGAGAACGAATCAGGGTCAGAGATGGGAGGGGCTGGGTTCCCAGGGAGGCTTCTGGATTGGCTGTGTGTATCTGGGTCAAGGCCTGTGGGGGCGGGGACTTCTAACAGAGAGCTCGGAGGAGCAACATTAGCAGAGGTGGAGTCAAGGGCAGGGGTTGAGTCAGGGACAGGGTCAAAGGGAAGGTCATGGGTGTAAtccttgtctctctctggttGTGTTTCCTGGGTCTCCTGGGGATGGATGTGAAACAACTGTTAGTGTCCAAGACCAGTCAGTGTTTCCTCTAGCTAGACATGATCCTAGGTGGGGTGTCATAAGAGATGGATCTCTAACCTGCTGTAGCTTCACAGAGTGAGACTCTTCAGCAGACACTGCATCCTCCCCAGGCCTACTCtctgatagacagacagacatgttagAGGTTAAGTAGTATAACAGTATTAGTGCCTGTAGGTTATACTATTGCAGTTGCGACCCGTCATTCACGGcagggcagagccccacctgttttgtatgttatttggcattaatacgtttcacatatcagtttgcaaacaatgagtTAATAacgctgcatacaaacatggtctctttttagaTTTCTTGAGTAACACAGCTCTAAAATGCAAGTGTTTTTGCCTAGCTCAGCGCTTTCTGtcgtggtggggcagccagcgtaACATACAGAGCGAAGGGGTTGGAAATGTTCTCTAGTTGGGTCGTGATTgggtcagtgttctgtcactcatggggacactacgtcaacGCAAAATCTATGGGGAGATTCTGCAGCaatgaaggtccacaagaacacagtggcctccatcactctgaaatggaagaagtttgtaaacaccaagactattcctagaacTGTCCGCCCGGCcatactgagcaattgggggagaaaggCCTGGTCAGgttggtgaccaagaacccaatggtcactttgacagcactccatagttcctctgtggagatgggagaaccttccagaaggacaaccatctctgcagcactccaacaatcaggcctttatggtagagtgaccacaCCAAAGCCACTGCTCAGTTAAAGCCcagcttgaagtttgccaaaaggcacctgaaggactttcagaccatgagaaactcgattctctggtctgatgaaaccaagattgaactccttggcctgaataccaagtgtcacgtctggaggaaaccttgcaccatccctac includes the following:
- the LOC106575071 gene encoding eukaryotic translation initiation factor 3 subunit A isoform X1, encoding MSDSGGAANSNSWTVLTAEETVAETLRPVEERTEHHEDTPSHTAAEKPTGTPSHTAAEKPTGTPSHTAAEKPTGTPSHTAAEKPTGTPSHTAAEKPTGTPSHTAAEKPTGTPSHTAAEKPTGTPSHTAAEKPTGTPSHTAAEKPTGTPSHTAAEKPTGTPSHTAAEKPTGTPSHTAAEKPTGTPSHTAAEKPTGTPSHTAAEKPTESRPGEDAVSAEESHSVKLQQETQETQPERDKDYTHDLPFDPVPDSTPALDSTSANVAPPSSLLEVPAPTGLDPDTHSQSRSLPGNPAPPISDPDSFSDSYTHISSSPDLEEPPALLLNTEPPEEVGLVQEVEGYIQDVHHHYEEGLGQEEEESDLSEVRAKTDSHLEAEVVGEEEGVSGVRRRRGSLLAALERIGREEEEEEEEEFRSPQQREQEETGFSLNKCILGAVILLGLGTIFFSGVFMDLDGEGDYDARVLRETEVVGKQEWLNPEVPLPPPVDVDSTDQLNKLAKEDPRIAVLQAQLLAQKEELKVAQKEAEDGGKERKKREEVEKEHGRLKKEMMSLPVLQKENERMKRELESVPVLQKDLETLRATVTELKHSTAKEAASPPVSASVLPPSGQAGDDSQNTAGTIEREGKKPGKGEKTDKELKEEQTDWNKGGKTDCKVEKEWRSGKYDPEKEGKEKEWKKKEDKKGEWKKDKSSRGDEGKPWKDRGNKMEWKEKSEKKDWKVEKDWKKGKPERWSDSKEWKKGKDERKGKEEKNQKKGGWVEWKGEKNGKEDKNLRKGGWNEGRDEWKREKNGKEDKNQRKGGWNEGRDEWKREKNGKEDKNQRKGGWNEGRDEWKREKNGKEDTNQRKGGWNEGRDEWKREKNGKEDKNQRKGGWNEGRDEWKREKNGKEDKNQRKGGWNEGRDEWKREKNGKEDTNQRKGGWNEGRDEWKREKNGKEDTNQRKGGWIKGRDEWKGEKEWKNDKDDYKDLGKGWKERGERKEWKEEKDWTKKDRKKDVSKEWKSKDNRRENEWSDGNRKMEGLKEERNGGNWKKDRGNDKYEKDHHYSQEGQKERRKREKGPPQTHRRPPLEQPDYWSHQRERLQHKPNPQTHCSSVEACAQAEGLLPVTMPEFEALLLGYLVKAERVGVEASKREELSKLTKEFFSDGVFVHDQMRFKDFVEDVDDILEDMVEDEEVEEEMDDFEEEAMNRFSVPGGGEREKWRKESGRGRV
- the LOC106575071 gene encoding eukaryotic translation initiation factor 3 subunit A isoform X2, with translation MSDSGGAANSNSWTVLTAEETVAETLRPVEERTEHHEDTPSHTAAEKPTGTPSHTAAEKPTGTPSHTAAEKPTGTPSHTAAEKPTGTPSHTAAEKPTGTPSHTAAEKPTGTPSHTAAEKPTGTPSHTAAEKPTGTPSHTAAEKPTGTPSHTAAEKPTGTPSHTAAEKPTGTPSHTAAEKPTGTPSHTAAEKPTGTPSHTAAEKPTESRPGEDAVSAEESHSVKLQQETQETQPERDKDYTHDLPFDPVPDSTPALDSTSANVAPPSSLLEVPAPTGLDPDTHSQSRSLPGNPAPPISDPDSFSDSYTHISSSPDLEEPPALLLNTEPPEEVGLVQEVEGYIQDVHHHYEEGLGQEEEESDLSEVRAKTDSHLEAEVVGEEEGVSGVRRRRGSLLAALERIGREEEEEEEEEFRSPQQREQEETGFSLNKCILGAVILLGLGTIFFSEGDYDARVLRETEVVGKQEWLNPEVPLPPPVDVDSTDQLNKLAKEDPRIAVLQAQLLAQKEELKVAQKEAEDGGKERKKREEVEKEHGRLKKEMMSLPVLQKENERMKRELESVPVLQKDLETLRATVTELKHSTAKEAASPPVSASVLPPSGQAGDDSQNTAGTIEREGKKPGKGEKTDKELKEEQTDWNKGGKTDCKVEKEWRSGKYDPEKEGKEKEWKKKEDKKGEWKKDKSSRGDEGKPWKDRGNKMEWKEKSEKKDWKVEKDWKKGKPERWSDSKEWKKGKDERKGKEEKNQKKGGWVEWKGEKNGKEDKNLRKGGWNEGRDEWKREKNGKEDKNQRKGGWNEGRDEWKREKNGKEDKNQRKGGWNEGRDEWKREKNGKEDTNQRKGGWNEGRDEWKREKNGKEDKNQRKGGWNEGRDEWKREKNGKEDKNQRKGGWNEGRDEWKREKNGKEDTNQRKGGWNEGRDEWKREKNGKEDTNQRKGGWIKGRDEWKGEKEWKNDKDDYKDLGKGWKERGERKEWKEEKDWTKKDRKKDVSKEWKSKDNRRENEWSDGNRKMEGLKEERNGGNWKKDRGNDKYEKDHHYSQEGQKERRKREKGPPQTHRRPPLEQPDYWSHQRERLQHKPNPQTHCSSVEACAQAEGLLPVTMPEFEALLLGYLVKAERVGVEASKREELSKLTKEFFSDGVFVHDQMRFKDFVEDVDDILEDMVEDEEVEEEMDDFEEEAMNRFSVPGGGEREKWRKESGRGRV
- the LOC106575071 gene encoding pre-B-cell leukemia transcription factor-interacting protein 1 isoform X4, whose protein sequence is MSDSGGAANSNSWTVLTAEETVAETLRPVEERTEHHEDTPSHTAAEKPTESRPGEDAVSAEESHSVKLQQETQETQPERDKDYTHDLPFDPVPDSTPALDSTSANVAPPSSLLEVPAPTGLDPDTHSQSRSLPGNPAPPISDPDSFSDSYTHISSSPDLEEPPALLLNTEPPEEVGLVQEVEGYIQDVHHHYEEGLGQEEEESDLSEVRAKTDSHLEAEVVGEEEGVSGVRRRRGSLLAALERIGREEEEEEEEEFRSPQQREQEETGFSLNKCILGAVILLGLGTIFFSGVFMDLDGEGDYDARVLRETEVVGKQEWLNPEVPLPPPVDVDSTDQLNKLAKEDPRIAVLQAQLLAQKEELKVAQKEAEDGGKERKKREEVEKEHGRLKKEMMSLPVLQKENERMKRELESVPVLQKDLETLRATVTELKHSTAKEAASPPVSASVLPPSGQAGDDSQNTAGTIEREGKKPGKGEKTDKELKEEQTDWNKGGKTDCKVEKEWRSGKYDPEKEGKEKEWKKKEDKKGEWKKDKSSRGDEGKPWKDRGNKMEWKEKSEKKDWKVEKDWKKGKPERWSDSKEWKKGKDERKGKEEKNQKKGGWVEWKGEKNGKEDKNLRKGGWNEGRDEWKREKNGKEDKNQRKGGWNEGRDEWKREKNGKEDKNQRKGGWNEGRDEWKREKNGKEDTNQRKGGWNEGRDEWKREKNGKEDKNQRKGGWNEGRDEWKREKNGKEDKNQRKGGWNEGRDEWKREKNGKEDTNQRKGGWNEGRDEWKREKNGKEDTNQRKGGWIKGRDEWKGEKEWKNDKDDYKDLGKGWKERGERKEWKEEKDWTKKDRKKDVSKEWKSKDNRRENEWSDGNRKMEGLKEERNGGNWKKDRGNDKYEKDHHYSQEGQKERRKREKGPPQTHRRPPLEQPDYWSHQRERLQHKPNPQTHCSSVEACAQAEGLLPVTMPEFEALLLGYLVKAERVGVEASKREELSKLTKEFFSDGVFVHDQMRFKDFVEDVDDILEDMVEDEEVEEEMDDFEEEAMNRFSVPGGGEREKWRKESGRGRV
- the LOC106575071 gene encoding uncharacterized protein isoform X3, whose amino-acid sequence is MSDSGGAANSNSWTVLTAEETVAETLRPVEERTEHHEDTPSHTAAEKPTGTPSHTAAEKPTGTPSHTAAEKPTGTPSHTAAEKPTGTPSHTAAEKPTGTPSHTAAEKPTGTPSHTAAEKPTGTPSHTAAEKPTGTPSHTAAEKPTGTPSHTAAEKPTGTPSHTAAEKPTGTPSHTAAEKPTGTPSHTAAEKPTGTPSHTAAEKPTESRPGEDAVSAEESHSVKLQQETQETQPERDKDYTHDLPFDPVPDSTPALDSTSANVAPPSSLLEVPAPTGLDPDTHSQSRSLPGNPAPPISDPDSFSDSYTHISSSPDLEEPPALLLNTEPPEEVGLVQEVEGYIQDVHHHYEEGLGQEEEESDLSEVRAKTDSHLEAEVVGEEEGVSGVRRRRGSLLAALERIGREEEEEEEEEFRSPQQREQEETGFSLNKCILGAVILLGLGTIFFSGVFMDLDGEGDYDARVLRETEVVGKQEWLNPEVPLPPPVDVDSTDQLNKLAKEDPRIAVLQAQLLAQKEELKVAQKEAEDGGKERKKREEVEKEHAKEAASPPVSASVLPPSGQAGDDSQNTAGTIEREGKKPGKGEKTDKELKEEQTDWNKGGKTDCKVEKEWRSGKYDPEKEGKEKEWKKKEDKKGEWKKDKSSRGDEGKPWKDRGNKMEWKEKSEKKDWKVEKDWKKGKPERWSDSKEWKKGKDERKGKEEKNQKKGGWVEWKGEKNGKEDKNLRKGGWNEGRDEWKREKNGKEDKNQRKGGWNEGRDEWKREKNGKEDKNQRKGGWNEGRDEWKREKNGKEDTNQRKGGWNEGRDEWKREKNGKEDKNQRKGGWNEGRDEWKREKNGKEDKNQRKGGWNEGRDEWKREKNGKEDTNQRKGGWNEGRDEWKREKNGKEDTNQRKGGWIKGRDEWKGEKEWKNDKDDYKDLGKGWKERGERKEWKEEKDWTKKDRKKDVSKEWKSKDNRRENEWSDGNRKMEGLKEERNGGNWKKDRGNDKYEKDHHYSQEGQKERRKREKGPPQTHRRPPLEQPDYWSHQRERLQHKPNPQTHCSSVEACAQAEGLLPVTMPEFEALLLGYLVKAERVGVEASKREELSKLTKEFFSDGVFVHDQMRFKDFVEDVDDILEDMVEDEEVEEEMDDFEEEAMNRFSVPGGGEREKWRKESGRGRV